Proteins from a single region of Amycolatopsis sp. CA-230715:
- the cydC gene encoding thiol reductant ABC exporter subunit CydC, whose product MTGLSRRAPLSASVSTVDTARTGKGPLGALPALSVAARRALALAGMIAVVRAGSVVAQGFLLASVLASIVQSGTGDFSARLAALLGVLVVRSLAGWALKVVSARAAAGVQEELRAKVVDRTLRLGPEWIAARGTGELTALSTRGLDALDAYFTEYLPALVTAAVVPPSVGFAILVADWPSAAVIALTVPLLPAFAILIGKYTADRVSTATDAVHRLSGHLLELVRALPVLTAFRRAAAQETAVRRVSDRHRKATLSTLRIAFSSAFALELAATLSVALVAVLIGTRLVSGDLTLAIGLGVLILAPECYQPIRTVGAAFHASEDGVEAVRRVAEILDEDEEIPEFGHLASRRGGMRVDGLRVARRDGYAPDGATFTVRPGETTWLDSPSGAGKTTTLAVLLGFLRPADGTVTVDGIPLADLDLDEWRRRIAWVPQAPVFTGGTVRAEIGDYRGDLLGLDGLLDRSVDQLSLGQRHRVAVLRALARIRDGAWLLLLDEPTAHLDATDAARVLAAVDEARRAGAAVVIAAHDRDAAVHAPAAPVTADPVEQTEEHTTPIRLRALVNRRLVAGVLLGAAALLSGLALTATSGWLIAKASQHPPILTLTVAIVGVRAFGLGRAVLRYAERLATHDAAFRAATELRAWLWRRLVAIGPARTLGLRRGEGQRRLVGDVDTVRDLVPRVLTPPMVAAIVLVGAVVLQAILLPSAGLALAIAVVAAATLAPWLAVRMERRATATMAALRRTVEADVLRLNESAAELIAYGTATARRAELARADRELASAARRQAWGAGAADAVITLLTGAAAIAGAAAAIGAGIDPVLAPVLALVPLALAEPLAMLPAAAVNWAPLRRARERLGALTGDPHESAPESAAVDLRGAAFRWPGAARPVLTDVDLRIEPGTTVAVVGASGEGKSTLLAALLGFLPAERGRASLPRDIAWAPQEPQLVATTIAENLRLADPDASDARLREVLDAVLLGDLAPETQLGSGGAGLSGGQARRLAVARALLAAPHADLVLLDEPTAHLDGPTADAVSANLRAALAGRTVVHVTHHASEAADADLVLEVREGRVTAREPAHARSRS is encoded by the coding sequence ATGACCGGACTTTCCCGCCGCGCACCCCTTTCCGCCTCGGTGTCCACCGTGGACACTGCGCGGACGGGAAAGGGCCCGCTCGGCGCGCTGCCCGCGCTTTCCGTGGCAGCGCGCCGGGCGCTCGCCCTCGCCGGGATGATCGCCGTGGTGCGCGCGGGATCCGTGGTGGCACAAGGGTTCCTGCTGGCCTCCGTGCTGGCTTCGATAGTCCAAAGTGGAACAGGGGACTTCAGCGCCCGGCTGGCCGCACTGCTCGGTGTGCTCGTCGTGCGGTCGCTGGCCGGCTGGGCGCTGAAGGTGGTTTCCGCCCGCGCCGCCGCGGGCGTACAGGAGGAACTGCGCGCGAAGGTCGTCGACCGGACGCTGCGCCTCGGCCCCGAATGGATCGCCGCCCGCGGCACCGGCGAGCTGACCGCGCTGAGCACCAGGGGCCTCGACGCGCTCGACGCCTACTTCACCGAGTACCTCCCGGCACTGGTCACCGCCGCCGTCGTGCCGCCGTCGGTCGGGTTCGCGATCCTCGTCGCGGACTGGCCGTCGGCCGCCGTCATCGCACTGACCGTGCCGCTGCTGCCCGCGTTCGCGATCCTCATCGGCAAGTACACCGCGGACCGCGTGTCGACCGCCACCGACGCGGTCCACCGCCTGTCCGGCCATCTCCTCGAACTCGTCCGCGCGCTCCCCGTGCTCACCGCGTTCCGCCGCGCCGCGGCGCAGGAAACCGCCGTCCGCCGCGTTTCCGACCGCCACCGCAAAGCCACCCTGAGCACCTTGCGCATCGCCTTCTCCTCGGCCTTCGCGCTGGAACTCGCCGCGACGCTGTCGGTCGCGCTCGTCGCGGTCCTCATCGGCACGCGCCTCGTGTCGGGCGACCTCACCCTCGCGATCGGCCTCGGCGTGCTGATCCTCGCACCCGAGTGCTACCAGCCGATCCGCACCGTCGGCGCCGCGTTCCACGCCAGCGAAGACGGTGTCGAGGCGGTTCGCCGCGTCGCGGAAATCCTCGACGAAGACGAAGAGATCCCGGAATTCGGGCACCTGGCATCCCGCCGCGGCGGGATGCGGGTCGACGGGCTCCGCGTCGCGCGGCGCGATGGGTACGCCCCCGACGGTGCGACGTTTACCGTGCGGCCAGGCGAAACCACCTGGCTCGATTCCCCCAGCGGCGCGGGCAAAACGACCACACTGGCCGTCCTGCTCGGCTTCCTCCGCCCCGCCGACGGCACCGTCACGGTCGACGGGATCCCCCTAGCCGACCTCGACCTCGACGAATGGCGCCGCCGGATCGCGTGGGTGCCGCAGGCCCCGGTCTTCACCGGCGGGACCGTGCGGGCCGAAATCGGCGACTACCGGGGCGATTTGCTGGGACTCGACGGACTGCTGGACCGATCGGTGGACCAGTTGTCCCTGGGACAACGGCATCGCGTCGCCGTGCTGCGCGCGCTCGCGCGGATCCGCGACGGCGCGTGGCTCCTCCTGCTCGACGAACCCACCGCCCACCTCGACGCGACCGACGCCGCGCGCGTGCTCGCCGCGGTGGACGAGGCGCGGCGCGCGGGCGCCGCCGTGGTGATCGCGGCGCACGACCGCGACGCGGCCGTGCACGCCCCCGCCGCCCCCGTGACTGCAGATCCCGTCGAGCAGACCGAAGAACACACCACGCCGATCCGCCTTCGCGCGCTCGTGAACCGGCGGCTCGTCGCGGGCGTCCTGCTCGGCGCGGCCGCGCTGCTTTCCGGGCTGGCGCTCACCGCGACCTCGGGCTGGCTGATCGCGAAGGCCTCGCAGCACCCGCCCATCCTGACCCTGACGGTGGCGATCGTCGGCGTCCGCGCCTTCGGCCTCGGCCGCGCCGTGCTGCGCTACGCCGAACGCCTCGCCACGCACGACGCGGCGTTCCGCGCGGCGACCGAACTGCGCGCGTGGCTGTGGCGGCGGCTCGTCGCGATCGGCCCGGCGCGCACGCTCGGCCTCCGCCGCGGCGAAGGCCAGCGCAGGCTCGTCGGCGACGTCGACACGGTCCGCGATCTCGTGCCGCGCGTGCTCACCCCGCCGATGGTCGCGGCGATCGTCCTAGTCGGCGCGGTTGTCCTGCAGGCAATCCTGCTGCCGTCGGCCGGGCTCGCGCTCGCGATCGCCGTCGTGGCGGCCGCCACGCTCGCGCCCTGGCTCGCGGTCCGGATGGAACGCCGCGCCACCGCGACCATGGCGGCACTGCGCCGCACCGTCGAGGCCGACGTACTGCGGCTCAACGAGTCCGCCGCCGAACTCATCGCCTACGGCACAGCCACCGCCCGCCGCGCCGAGCTGGCGCGCGCCGACCGCGAACTGGCTTCGGCCGCGCGACGGCAGGCGTGGGGCGCCGGCGCCGCGGACGCGGTGATCACCCTGCTCACCGGCGCCGCCGCGATCGCGGGCGCGGCCGCGGCCATCGGCGCCGGGATCGACCCGGTCCTCGCGCCCGTGCTCGCCCTCGTCCCGCTCGCACTGGCCGAACCCCTCGCGATGCTGCCCGCCGCCGCGGTCAACTGGGCACCGCTGCGCCGCGCCCGCGAACGGCTCGGCGCGCTGACCGGGGATCCGCACGAATCCGCACCGGAGAGCGCGGCCGTCGACCTGCGCGGCGCCGCGTTCCGGTGGCCGGGTGCCGCGCGCCCCGTGCTCACCGACGTGGACCTGCGGATCGAGCCGGGCACCACGGTCGCCGTGGTCGGGGCCTCCGGCGAAGGCAAGTCGACGCTGCTCGCCGCGCTGCTCGGCTTTCTGCCCGCGGAACGCGGCCGAGCGAGCCTGCCCCGCGACATCGCATGGGCGCCGCAGGAACCCCAGCTCGTCGCGACGACGATCGCCGAGAACCTGCGGCTGGCGGACCCGGACGCGAGCGACGCGCGCCTCCGGGAAGTGCTCGACGCGGTCCTCCTCGGTGACCTCGCGCCGGAAACCCAGCTCGGCAGCGGTGGTGCCGGGCTCTCCGGCGGCCAGGCGCGGCGGCTCGCCGTCGCCAGGGCACTGCTCGCGGCTCCCCACGCGGATCTCGTCCTGCTCGACGAGCCCACCGCGCACCTCGACGGCCCGACCGCGGACGCCGTGTCGGCGAACCTGCGTGCCGCGCTCGCGGGCCGCACGGTCGTGCACGTGACGCACCACGCGAGTGAAGCGGCCGACGCGGACCTCGTACTCGAAGTGCGCGAAGGCCGCGTCACGGCACGCGAACCAGCCCATGCCAGGAGCCGGTCGTAA
- the cydB gene encoding cytochrome d ubiquinol oxidase subunit II yields the protein MDLPAIWFCIVVFFWLGYLFLEGFDFGVGMLLPVLGRDNTERRVMVNTIGPVWDGNEVWLIVAVGATFAAFPDWYAALFSGAYLPVLIVLLALIGRGVAFEYRGKVDSARWRRGWDTVIVLGSWIPPLGVGIMLATTVLGLPLDAQGNRIGGPFEAFRWDTALGALAVVGFSLVHGGAFLTLKTSGEFRDRAHRLTMRLLPVGLLPLFALLVVVQLREGALWTLVTLVIAAVAAIIAWLRMTAGRDGQAFASLGVVIAAAVVTLFGALYPDVLPSTTDTANSLTIAGAASSPYTLTVMTWVGAFGAPAVLVYQGWTYWVFRKRIGTAHIPAAHTP from the coding sequence ATGGACCTCCCGGCCATCTGGTTCTGCATCGTCGTGTTCTTCTGGCTCGGGTACCTCTTCCTCGAAGGGTTCGACTTCGGGGTCGGCATGCTCCTGCCGGTGCTCGGCAGGGACAACACCGAGCGCCGCGTCATGGTGAACACGATCGGGCCGGTGTGGGACGGCAACGAGGTGTGGCTCATCGTCGCCGTCGGCGCCACCTTCGCCGCCTTCCCCGACTGGTACGCGGCGCTCTTCTCCGGCGCGTACCTGCCGGTGCTGATCGTGCTGCTCGCACTGATCGGCCGCGGCGTCGCGTTCGAGTACCGCGGCAAAGTGGACTCCGCGCGCTGGCGCCGCGGCTGGGACACCGTCATCGTCCTCGGCTCGTGGATCCCCCCGCTCGGCGTCGGGATCATGCTCGCGACCACCGTGCTCGGCCTCCCGCTCGACGCGCAGGGCAACCGCATCGGCGGGCCGTTCGAGGCGTTCCGCTGGGACACCGCCCTCGGCGCGCTCGCCGTCGTCGGGTTCTCCCTCGTCCACGGCGGCGCGTTCCTGACACTCAAGACCTCGGGCGAGTTCCGCGACCGCGCGCACCGCCTCACCATGCGGCTGCTGCCGGTCGGCCTGCTCCCGCTCTTCGCGCTCCTCGTCGTCGTGCAGCTGCGCGAAGGTGCACTGTGGACACTGGTCACCCTCGTGATCGCTGCTGTGGCGGCGATCATCGCGTGGTTGCGCATGACAGCGGGACGCGACGGGCAGGCGTTCGCGTCGCTCGGAGTGGTGATCGCGGCCGCCGTGGTGACCCTGTTCGGCGCGCTCTACCCGGACGTGCTTCCGTCCACAACGGACACCGCGAACTCGCTCACGATCGCCGGCGCGGCCTCCAGCCCCTACACGCTCACCGTGATGACCTGGGTCGGCGCGTTCGGCGCGCCAGCCGTGCTGGTCTACCAAGGCTGGACCTACTGGGTGTTCCGCAAGCGCATCGGCACCGCGCACATCCCGGCGGCGCACACCCCATGA
- a CDS encoding cytochrome ubiquinol oxidase subunit I produces the protein MEVLELARWQFGITTVYHFLMVPLTIGMSVLVAGMQTAWVRTGNERYYRMTKFWGKLLLVNFAMGVVTGIVQEFQFGMTWSAYSRFVGDVFGAPLAIEGLVAFFVESTFLGLWIFGWDRLPKRVHLGCAWAFSLATIASAYFILAANSWMQHPVGVEFVDGKPTMKSIGAVLGNNTALAAIPHTVAGAFAVAAAFLVGVAAWHLWRKRHESDEHRSVWRSSLRLGGWTGIVAFAVLAVTGDFQGKLMFEQQPMKMASAEALCHTEKPASFSIMAIGDVADADCEDVKTFTVPALLSFLAHNDFSSEVKGIEPLVTEYQAKYGTHYPDDPQLGSLAGKPIDYVPNLPVTYWGFRLMIGFGAISAGMGLLALWFTRRGRIPEGKWFPRLALLGVATPFLANSAGWIFTEMGRQPFVVVPNPSGVDGVWMFTARAVSQLSVGEVWASLISLTAIYAALGVVEVFLMRKYVRGGIEGVIPPEKPKQDNESDDEPLAFAY, from the coding sequence GTGGAGGTCTTGGAACTAGCGCGATGGCAGTTCGGCATCACGACCGTGTACCACTTCCTGATGGTCCCGCTGACCATCGGAATGTCCGTACTGGTCGCGGGGATGCAGACCGCCTGGGTGCGCACCGGCAACGAGCGTTACTACAGGATGACCAAGTTCTGGGGGAAGCTCCTGCTGGTCAACTTCGCGATGGGCGTGGTCACCGGCATCGTGCAGGAGTTCCAGTTCGGCATGACCTGGAGCGCGTACTCGCGGTTCGTCGGCGATGTCTTCGGCGCGCCGCTCGCGATCGAAGGGCTCGTCGCGTTCTTCGTCGAGTCCACCTTCCTCGGCCTGTGGATCTTCGGCTGGGACAGGCTGCCGAAACGCGTGCACCTCGGCTGCGCCTGGGCTTTCTCGCTGGCGACGATCGCGTCGGCCTACTTCATCCTGGCCGCGAACTCGTGGATGCAGCATCCCGTCGGCGTGGAATTCGTCGACGGGAAGCCGACCATGAAGTCGATCGGCGCGGTGCTGGGCAACAACACCGCGCTCGCCGCGATCCCGCACACCGTCGCCGGCGCGTTCGCGGTGGCCGCGGCGTTCCTGGTGGGGGTGGCCGCGTGGCACCTGTGGCGCAAGCGGCACGAGTCGGACGAGCACCGGTCGGTGTGGCGTTCGTCGTTGCGGCTCGGCGGGTGGACCGGGATCGTCGCGTTCGCGGTGCTCGCGGTCACCGGCGACTTCCAGGGCAAGCTGATGTTCGAGCAGCAGCCGATGAAGATGGCTTCGGCGGAAGCGTTGTGCCACACCGAAAAGCCCGCGAGTTTCTCGATCATGGCGATCGGGGACGTGGCGGACGCGGACTGCGAGGACGTCAAGACGTTCACCGTGCCCGCGCTGCTGTCCTTCCTCGCGCACAACGACTTTTCCAGCGAGGTCAAGGGAATCGAGCCGCTGGTCACCGAGTACCAGGCGAAGTACGGCACGCACTACCCGGACGACCCGCAGCTCGGCTCGCTCGCCGGGAAGCCGATCGACTACGTGCCGAACCTGCCGGTCACGTACTGGGGTTTCCGGCTGATGATCGGGTTCGGCGCGATCTCGGCGGGGATGGGCCTGCTGGCGCTGTGGTTCACGCGCCGCGGGCGGATCCCGGAGGGAAAGTGGTTCCCGCGGCTCGCGCTGCTCGGCGTCGCGACCCCGTTCCTGGCCAACAGCGCTGGCTGGATCTTCACCGAGATGGGCAGGCAGCCGTTCGTGGTGGTGCCCAATCCGTCCGGTGTGGACGGTGTGTGGATGTTCACCGCGCGGGCCGTCTCGCAGCTTTCCGTCGGCGAGGTGTGGGCGTCGCTCATCTCGCTGACCGCGATCTACGCCGCGCTGGGCGTGGTGGAGGTGTTCCTGATGCGCAAGTACGTGCGCGGCGGCATCGAGGGCGTGATACCGCCCGAGAAACCGAAGCAGGACAACGAATCCGACGACGAACCATTGGCCTTCGCCTACTAG
- a CDS encoding SDR family oxidoreductase, whose translation MNGNDRIVVVTGATGQQGGAVAARLLADGWRVRAITRDPARAGALTAAGAEVVAGDQLDRESLAPPMRGAYGVFSVQAGPMAPDQDEYTSGKNVVDAAREAGVEHIVYSSGADAEHTAPLGLQPAKWALEQYLGGEATILRPSSFMENLVHPVFGLRDGKLATALRGDLRQPLIALDDIAAFAALALANPGDFRETIELAGDVRTPVAQAAAMAEATGLPITYQRIPLDALRAHSETAARAYELLNSGEVGIEPDVETLRKRHPGLLTFDDWLAAKGAALVKRVAG comes from the coding sequence ATGAACGGGAACGACAGGATCGTGGTGGTCACCGGCGCGACCGGCCAGCAGGGCGGCGCCGTCGCCGCGCGCCTGCTCGCCGACGGCTGGCGCGTACGGGCGATCACGCGCGATCCGGCGAGGGCCGGTGCGCTGACGGCGGCCGGTGCCGAAGTGGTCGCGGGCGATCAGCTCGACCGCGAAAGCCTCGCGCCGCCGATGCGCGGCGCCTACGGCGTGTTCAGCGTCCAGGCCGGGCCGATGGCACCCGACCAGGACGAATACACCTCGGGGAAGAACGTCGTCGACGCCGCTCGCGAAGCCGGGGTCGAGCACATCGTGTACAGCTCGGGCGCGGACGCGGAGCACACCGCGCCCCTCGGGCTCCAACCCGCGAAATGGGCACTCGAGCAGTACCTCGGCGGGGAGGCCACGATCCTGCGCCCGTCGTCGTTCATGGAGAACCTGGTCCATCCGGTCTTCGGCCTGCGGGACGGAAAGCTCGCCACCGCACTCCGCGGCGACCTCCGGCAGCCGTTGATCGCACTCGACGACATCGCCGCCTTCGCCGCGCTCGCGCTCGCGAACCCCGGCGACTTCCGCGAGACCATCGAACTCGCCGGTGACGTGCGCACCCCGGTGGCACAGGCCGCGGCCATGGCGGAGGCCACCGGGCTGCCGATCACCTACCAGCGGATCCCGCTCGACGCCCTGCGCGCCCACAGCGAAACCGCCGCCCGCGCTTACGAGCTGCTCAACAGCGGCGAAGTGGGCATCGAACCGGACGTCGAGACGCTGCGGAAGCGGCACCCCGGCCTACTGACCTTCGACGACTGGCTCGCCGCGAAGGGGGCGGCCTTGGTCAAACGGGTGGCGGGCTGA
- the cutA gene encoding divalent-cation tolerance protein CutA has product MADHVIVTTTTDSEESATALASGAVEVNLGACAQVTGPVTSVFRWEGEVRTEPEWRVDIKTAADRASDLADYLRAKHGYDVPEVIATPIIGGSAEYLAWVTAETR; this is encoded by the coding sequence ATGGCCGACCACGTCATCGTCACCACGACCACCGATTCGGAAGAGTCCGCGACGGCGCTCGCCAGCGGCGCCGTCGAGGTGAACCTCGGCGCCTGCGCGCAGGTCACCGGCCCCGTCACGAGCGTGTTCCGCTGGGAGGGCGAGGTGCGGACGGAGCCGGAGTGGCGGGTGGACATCAAGACCGCCGCGGACCGGGCGTCCGACCTCGCCGACTACCTGCGGGCGAAGCACGGCTACGACGTCCCCGAGGTGATCGCCACGCCCATCATCGGCGGGAGCGCGGAGTATCTCGCCTGGGTGACCGCCGAGACCCGGTAG
- a CDS encoding TMEM165/GDT1 family protein, which translates to MSAAFIAFISAFGLVLAVELPDKTLVATLVLTTRFRAWPVFTGVCAAFAVQCVVAVLFGRVLTLLPETAVSLVVAALFATGAYLLLKEGFSPDADGEEDASRSGPNPVTFARAALTSFGVLFAAEWGDASQLATAGLVARLGNPVAVGLGAFFALVGVAAIAVAIGHKIRSRIRPKLIQRVAGFVFAGLALFAAVQTLV; encoded by the coding sequence ATGTCTGCCGCATTTATCGCGTTCATCAGCGCGTTCGGCCTGGTGCTCGCGGTCGAGCTGCCGGACAAGACGCTGGTCGCCACCCTCGTGCTCACCACGAGGTTCCGGGCATGGCCGGTGTTCACCGGGGTGTGCGCGGCATTCGCGGTGCAATGCGTCGTCGCGGTGCTGTTCGGCCGCGTGCTGACCCTGCTCCCCGAAACGGCGGTTTCCCTCGTGGTCGCGGCTTTGTTCGCGACGGGCGCCTACCTGCTGCTGAAGGAAGGGTTCTCGCCGGACGCCGACGGCGAAGAGGACGCATCCCGGTCCGGGCCGAACCCGGTCACCTTCGCCCGCGCCGCGCTGACCTCGTTCGGCGTGCTGTTCGCCGCCGAGTGGGGCGACGCGTCGCAGCTCGCGACGGCGGGGCTCGTCGCGAGGCTGGGGAATCCGGTGGCGGTCGGGCTCGGCGCGTTCTTCGCCCTCGTCGGTGTCGCCGCGATCGCGGTGGCGATCGGCCACAAGATCCGCAGCCGCATCCGGCCCAAGCTCATCCAGCGGGTCGCCGGTTTCGTGTTCGCCGGGCTGGCGCTCTTCGCGGCGGTTCAGACGCTCGTCTGA
- a CDS encoding DUF998 domain-containing protein, translating to MTALPPVRAVSPLHGKIAVAGIAVAIAISVDLHLRLSAQVSPIWQTLSEYVYGRFDATDSAAPVFNAMCLALALGSLALLAGIVKARRPRAVPALLGLWCTGLAVCAAFPVDPQGQARSFSGQVHNYAALLAFLALPAAAWILTRRTNSECPWEPRRTTIRRLAVASALVVGVLLGSFVWQLASGEELTMGLFERALFTIDLALLLTMVRPLLKPR from the coding sequence GTGACCGCACTGCCACCGGTCCGCGCGGTCTCGCCGCTGCACGGCAAGATCGCCGTCGCGGGCATCGCGGTCGCGATCGCCATCTCGGTCGACCTGCACCTGCGGCTGTCCGCGCAGGTCAGCCCGATCTGGCAGACGCTGTCCGAGTACGTCTACGGCCGGTTCGACGCGACCGATTCGGCGGCACCGGTCTTCAACGCGATGTGTCTCGCGCTCGCGCTCGGCTCGCTGGCCCTGCTCGCCGGGATCGTGAAGGCGAGACGGCCGCGCGCGGTGCCCGCCCTGCTGGGGCTGTGGTGCACCGGGCTGGCGGTGTGCGCCGCCTTCCCCGTCGACCCGCAGGGCCAGGCGCGTTCGTTCAGCGGACAGGTGCACAACTACGCGGCGCTGCTGGCGTTCCTCGCACTGCCCGCCGCGGCGTGGATCCTCACGCGGCGCACCAATTCCGAATGCCCCTGGGAACCGCGCCGGACCACGATCCGCCGCCTCGCCGTCGCCAGCGCACTGGTGGTCGGGGTGCTGCTCGGCAGCTTCGTCTGGCAGCTCGCCTCCGGCGAGGAGCTGACCATGGGCCTGTTCGAGCGGGCACTGTTCACCATCGACCTCGCGCTGCTGCTGACGATGGTCCGCCCGCTGCTCAAACCCCGCTAA
- a CDS encoding IclR family transcriptional regulator, producing the protein MGAEGSLTLDRGLALLQAVADAGGEAATISELAVTIGASRAAVYRLLVPLSERGLVWRDGTKVRLGVGVLRLAGQVLPQLRQAAHPVLRELAEKVGATAHLSVAEGDHVQAVAVVEPSWTNFHVAYRAGSRHPLSAGAAGKAIALRQDGPPWVATRGELQPGASGVAAPVRGVPGLKASVGVVSLDPIVPDEVGPQVVAAAAALAEVLR; encoded by the coding sequence ATGGGTGCAGAGGGGTCGTTGACGCTCGACCGCGGGCTGGCGCTGCTGCAGGCGGTGGCGGACGCCGGGGGCGAGGCGGCGACCATCTCGGAGCTCGCGGTGACGATCGGCGCGAGCAGGGCGGCGGTCTACCGCCTGCTCGTGCCGTTGTCCGAACGGGGGCTGGTGTGGCGGGACGGCACCAAGGTCCGGCTCGGTGTCGGCGTGCTGCGGCTCGCCGGCCAGGTGCTGCCGCAGTTGCGGCAGGCCGCGCACCCGGTGCTGCGGGAGCTGGCGGAGAAGGTCGGCGCGACCGCGCACCTTTCCGTCGCCGAGGGCGATCACGTGCAGGCCGTCGCGGTGGTGGAGCCGTCGTGGACGAACTTCCACGTCGCCTACCGCGCGGGCAGCAGGCACCCGCTCAGCGCCGGTGCCGCGGGCAAGGCGATCGCACTGCGCCAGGACGGCCCGCCGTGGGTGGCGACGCGCGGCGAGCTGCAGCCGGGCGCCTCCGGTGTCGCGGCGCCGGTGCGGGGCGTGCCGGGGCTGAAGGCGAGCGTCGGCGTGGTCTCGCTCGACCCGATCGTGCCGGACGAGGTCGGCCCGCAGGTCGTCGCCGCGGCCGCAGCGCTGGCCGAGGTGCTTCGTTAG
- a CDS encoding homogentisate 1,2-dioxygenase — translation MPYYRRVGEIPHKRHTQFRAPGGSLYAEELMGVEGFSADSALLYHRGLPTAIVNAVAVPDERGELQPNHPLKPRHFRTGDLKFTADADAVTDRRRLFGNADVSIGFVVATKPSPLYRNAAGDELLYVSGGTATVETVYGVLTVGDGDYVVIPTSCTYRVVPDGSVNLYILEARGHIGPPKRYLSAKGQFLEHSPYCERDIRGPVEPHVVDGTDVDVLVRHRAGLTRYTYATHPFDVVGWDGCLYPWVFNIDDFEPITGRVHQPPPVHQTFEGPNFVVCSFCPRKVDYHPDSIPVPYNHANVDSDELMFYVRGNYEARKGSGIGIGSLSLHPSGFTHGPQPGAAEASIGADYFDETAVMVDTFAPLDLGEAADASEDPGYAWTWSGRAPE, via the coding sequence ATGCCGTACTACCGACGGGTAGGCGAGATCCCGCACAAGAGGCACACCCAGTTCCGCGCCCCCGGCGGCTCGCTCTACGCCGAGGAGCTGATGGGCGTCGAGGGCTTCTCCGCGGACTCGGCGCTGCTGTACCACCGCGGCCTGCCGACGGCGATCGTCAACGCGGTCGCGGTCCCGGACGAGCGCGGCGAGCTGCAGCCGAACCACCCGCTCAAGCCGAGGCACTTCCGCACCGGCGACCTGAAGTTCACCGCCGACGCGGACGCGGTGACCGACCGGCGGCGCCTGTTCGGCAACGCCGACGTGTCGATCGGTTTCGTGGTGGCGACGAAGCCGAGCCCGCTGTACCGCAACGCGGCCGGTGACGAGCTGCTGTACGTCTCCGGGGGCACGGCCACCGTCGAGACGGTTTACGGCGTGCTGACCGTCGGCGACGGCGACTACGTCGTCATTCCGACCTCGTGCACCTACCGGGTCGTCCCCGACGGCTCCGTGAACCTGTACATCCTCGAAGCGCGCGGGCACATCGGGCCGCCGAAGCGCTATCTGTCCGCGAAAGGGCAGTTCCTGGAGCACTCGCCGTACTGCGAGCGCGACATCCGCGGGCCGGTGGAACCGCACGTGGTCGACGGCACCGACGTGGACGTGCTGGTGCGCCATCGCGCCGGGCTCACCCGCTACACCTACGCGACGCATCCGTTCGACGTCGTCGGCTGGGACGGCTGCCTGTACCCGTGGGTGTTCAACATCGACGACTTCGAGCCCATCACGGGCCGCGTGCACCAGCCGCCGCCGGTGCACCAGACGTTCGAGGGCCCGAACTTCGTGGTGTGCTCGTTCTGCCCGCGGAAGGTGGACTACCACCCCGACTCGATCCCGGTGCCCTACAACCACGCCAACGTCGACTCGGACGAGCTGATGTTCTACGTGCGCGGGAACTACGAGGCACGCAAGGGCTCCGGTATCGGCATCGGGTCGCTTTCCCTGCACCCGTCGGGTTTCACGCACGGACCGCAGCCCGGCGCCGCGGAGGCGTCGATCGGCGCGGACTACTTCGACGAAACCGCGGTCATGGTCGACACGTTCGCCCCGCTCGACCTCGGGGAAGCCGCGGACGCCTCGGAGGATCCCGGCTACGCGTGGACCTGGTCGGGCCGCGCGCCCGAGTAG
- a CDS encoding LysE family translocator, whose amino-acid sequence MASWGQLLPFGGVVALGAMAPGPDFAVVLRHSAMSGRRAGFAAALGITGGIMVWSVVAALGLASLLAASAIAYTVVKVAGAVYLVYLGVRALLAARKGEGYEAREATAEPGMAHAFRQALVTNVLNPKCAVFFVALLPQFLPAHATVGDTVLLALIPMAVTLLWFTLVANVVGAMRKLLAAKRVRRAIDAVTGTVLVALGIRIASTAQ is encoded by the coding sequence ATGGCGTCCTGGGGGCAGCTCCTTCCGTTCGGCGGCGTGGTGGCTCTCGGCGCGATGGCGCCGGGGCCCGATTTCGCGGTGGTGCTGCGGCATTCCGCGATGTCCGGCAGGCGCGCCGGGTTCGCCGCGGCGCTCGGGATCACCGGCGGGATCATGGTGTGGTCCGTGGTCGCCGCGCTCGGGCTCGCGAGCCTGCTCGCGGCGTCGGCCATCGCGTACACCGTGGTGAAGGTCGCCGGTGCCGTCTACCTGGTCTATCTCGGCGTGCGGGCGCTGCTCGCGGCGAGGAAGGGCGAGGGGTACGAAGCGCGCGAGGCCACCGCCGAACCCGGCATGGCGCACGCCTTCCGCCAGGCACTGGTCACCAACGTGCTCAACCCGAAGTGCGCGGTCTTCTTCGTCGCACTGCTGCCGCAGTTTCTGCCCGCGCACGCGACCGTCGGCGACACCGTGCTGCTCGCGCTCATCCCGATGGCCGTCACGCTGCTGTGGTTCACCCTCGTCGCGAACGTGGTCGGCGCGATGCGCAAGCTCCTCGCCGCCAAACGCGTGCGCAGGGCGATCGACGCGGTGACCGGAACCGTGTTGGTGGCACTGGGAATCCGGATCGCGTCGACCGCCCAGTGA